From Polaribacter haliotis:
CAATTGGTAGATTAGATGTGCCTTCTGAAGGTTTATTGTTATTAACAACAGATGGTAAAGTTTCCGCAGAAATTAGATCTAATAAATACGAAAAAGAATATTACGTTCAGGTTGATGGACAAATAAACCAAGAAGCTATAGAACAATTAAAAACAGGTGTAGAAATTGGTTTTAACGGTAAAAAGTACACCACAAAGCCTGGTAAAGCATCCATAATTGAAGATCCTAAATTTCCTTTAAGAAGTCAGAAAATTAGAGACGAAAGACATGGTCCAACAAGTTGGATTTCTATAATTATTAGGGAAGGAAAATTTAGACAAGTAAGAAAAATGACTGCTGCTGTTGGTTTGCCAACTTTACGTTTAATTCGCGTTAGAATTGGCGAAATTGAATTGAAGAATTTAGAAGTTGGTGGAGTTATTGAGGTGGATCGTTTTACCTAACATTTATCATAAATTATTAATGAAGATAGTTTTAATTTTGTCTTATGGGCAATTCTAATACAACTTTATATTTAGTAGCTGGCGTGATTATTTTTCACTTTTTAGTTGGTTTTGGGTATTTAATATACAAAATAACTAAAAAGAGAGAGGAATAAATATTTCTCTCTCTTAAAGTATCTAAAATTCAAAGCCTAAATAGATTTGCCAAACCCTGTTTTTAGGTTTGTCTTGATCGTAAATATCATTTTGCCCTATGTGGTATCTTGCTCCTAAACTAACACCAGCATCACTTTTAAAACCAGCTCCTAAATTTACTCCCCAATCAAAATTTTTG
This genomic window contains:
- a CDS encoding pseudouridine synthase, which produces MISQFVNPAKRKKKLLGDLHDFPEGTMAIGRLDVPSEGLLLLTTDGKVSAEIRSNKYEKEYYVQVDGQINQEAIEQLKTGVEIGFNGKKYTTKPGKASIIEDPKFPLRSQKIRDERHGPTSWISIIIREGKFRQVRKMTAAVGLPTLRLIRVRIGEIELKNLEVGGVIEVDRFT